One stretch of Sinorhizobium fredii DNA includes these proteins:
- a CDS encoding M24 family metallopeptidase, translated as MPISKGPQAFPRTEFLRRISAVKAELARRNVDALVVFNAHNLTYLTGYTTPSGYVPEGLVVSVHEEEPTFILRQMDAPAAIHQTFMSRENIIPYPEELIGTPEKDGYDAIIAFLHEKGLEKRGIALELGDLRFHEVTKFKTRLPNARIEDCSNLVTWLRIVKSDLEVAVMREAAAITDAAMMRAAEVMRAGVREADAVAEIAATLARGANGRPGTNIAEIAFNSSPRTGTAHIPWSEDVLREGSQINIELGGVRHKYAVGLMRTFSIGKPSQRLQRVHDAHIAGMDAALEAIRPGNTCSDVANAFYRVYERLGYRKESRCGYANGIGWLEPTASFQKGDMTVLKPNMTFHLMLGNWFDEDFGYMISESIRVTESGVEVLTKTPRKLFAL; from the coding sequence ATGCCCATCAGCAAAGGCCCCCAGGCCTTTCCACGAACAGAGTTCTTGCGCCGGATTTCCGCCGTAAAAGCAGAACTGGCACGACGGAACGTTGACGCGCTTGTGGTGTTCAACGCACACAACCTCACATATCTGACTGGATACACGACGCCCTCCGGCTATGTGCCGGAGGGACTCGTCGTGTCAGTTCACGAGGAAGAACCCACATTCATTCTGCGCCAAATGGATGCGCCCGCCGCAATTCACCAGACATTCATGTCACGCGAGAATATCATTCCGTATCCGGAAGAACTGATCGGTACTCCCGAAAAGGATGGCTATGATGCCATCATCGCATTCCTTCATGAAAAAGGGCTCGAAAAACGCGGCATAGCATTGGAGCTAGGGGACTTGCGCTTCCATGAGGTAACGAAATTCAAGACCCGCCTCCCGAACGCAAGGATTGAGGATTGTTCCAACCTGGTAACCTGGCTCCGAATAGTCAAGTCAGACCTTGAGGTCGCCGTTATGCGAGAGGCTGCAGCTATTACAGATGCGGCGATGATGCGGGCTGCCGAGGTTATGCGTGCGGGCGTTCGCGAGGCTGATGCTGTCGCCGAGATCGCCGCGACACTCGCGCGGGGAGCTAACGGACGGCCTGGTACCAATATTGCTGAAATCGCCTTCAACTCCTCTCCGCGAACAGGAACAGCTCACATTCCGTGGAGCGAGGATGTGCTCCGTGAGGGCTCACAGATTAATATCGAATTAGGAGGTGTCCGGCATAAGTATGCAGTCGGGCTCATGCGAACATTCTCGATTGGCAAGCCGTCGCAGCGTCTTCAACGAGTCCACGACGCGCACATTGCCGGGATGGACGCAGCGCTGGAAGCGATCCGGCCTGGAAACACTTGCAGCGACGTCGCAAACGCATTTTATCGCGTTTATGAAAGGCTCGGCTACAGAAAAGAATCTCGCTGCGGTTACGCTAACGGCATCGGTTGGCTCGAGCCGACCGCAAGTTTCCAAAAAGGCGATATGACGGTATTGAAGCCAAACATGACCTTTCACCTCATGCTGGGCAACTGGTTCGACGAGGATTTCGGCTACATGATTAGCGAATCAATTCGCGTAACTGAATCGGGCGTCGAGGTGCTGACCAAAACGCCCCGCAAACTCTTTGCCCTTTGA
- the tnpA gene encoding IS66-like element accessory protein TnpA, translated as MEDRAQILAEAFAPGAVVSEVARRFEVSTGLIYTWRRQALVQQAEPAFVPAKLADPVSSDAVELAMAVDFPNGVKVRIGSGAPCDLAAAIMRALK; from the coding sequence TTGGAAGATCGCGCGCAGATACTGGCGGAGGCTTTCGCGCCAGGCGCGGTGGTTTCTGAAGTCGCACGTCGCTTCGAGGTTTCGACTGGTCTGATCTACACCTGGCGGCGGCAAGCTTTGGTCCAGCAGGCCGAGCCCGCCTTTGTCCCAGCTAAGCTTGCCGACCCAGTCAGCAGTGACGCGGTCGAACTGGCCATGGCGGTGGACTTCCCGAACGGCGTCAAGGTGAGAATTGGCTCAGGAGCGCCCTGCGACCTGGCAGCCGCGATCATGCGAGCGCTCAAATGA
- the tnpB gene encoding IS66 family insertion sequence element accessory protein TnpB, producing MIPITSGVRVWIASGHCDMRKGMQGLALLLQEGLGRDLFDASSEIMWRRPSRRQPRPAKSGILRHIISLDA from the coding sequence ATGATCCCGATCACTTCCGGGGTGCGGGTGTGGATCGCGAGCGGTCACTGCGACATGCGCAAGGGCATGCAGGGTCTGGCTCTGCTGTTGCAGGAGGGCCTCGGCCGCGATCTTTTTGATGCGTCGAGCGAGATTATGTGGCGGAGGCCGTCTCGGCGCCAGCCGAGGCCTGCCAAATCTGGAATTCTCCGTCACATAATCTCGCTCGACGCATAA
- the istB gene encoding IS21-like element helper ATPase IstB, which produces MLRELGLSGMASAYHELEAQAEARQLEHGEWLTILLERETTARRQKRFEARARAARLRHDAQVENIDFRAARGLDRNLFLKLAGCDWIRQHHSLLLIGPAGVGKSWLACALGHKACREDFSVAYHRLPRLFATLALARGDGRYPKVLKALARTDLLILDDWGPEKLNDEQRRDLLEIIEDRYEKRSTIVTSQVPVDHWYDMIGNPTLADAILDRIVHNAYRIELSGESLRKQRQTPSAA; this is translated from the coding sequence ATGCTGCGCGAGCTCGGCCTCTCCGGCATGGCAAGCGCCTATCACGAGCTTGAGGCCCAAGCGGAGGCGAGGCAGCTCGAGCACGGTGAATGGCTCACGATCCTGCTCGAACGGGAAACGACCGCGCGCCGCCAGAAACGCTTCGAGGCGAGAGCCCGTGCCGCCAGGCTCCGCCATGACGCCCAGGTCGAGAACATCGACTTTCGCGCCGCTCGCGGCCTCGACCGCAATCTGTTCCTGAAGCTCGCCGGCTGCGACTGGATTAGGCAACATCACAGTCTTCTGCTGATCGGGCCTGCCGGCGTCGGCAAGAGCTGGCTGGCCTGCGCGCTCGGACACAAAGCATGCCGCGAGGACTTCTCCGTGGCCTATCATCGCCTGCCCAGGCTGTTCGCCACCCTTGCGCTCGCGCGCGGCGACGGCCGCTACCCGAAAGTCCTCAAGGCACTCGCCAGAACCGACCTGCTCATTCTCGACGATTGGGGTCCCGAGAAGCTCAACGACGAGCAGCGTCGCGATCTCCTGGAAATCATCGAGGACCGCTACGAGAAGCGATCCACCATCGTCACCAGCCAGGTGCCCGTCGATCACTGGTATGACATGATCGGCAATCCGACGCTCGCCGACGCCATCCTCGACCGCATCGTCCACAATGCCTACCGCATCGAACTGTCAGGCGAGAGCTTGCGAAAGCAGCGCCAGACCCCATCCGCCGCTTGA
- a CDS encoding M81 family metallopeptidase — MELTPAERPRLAAYLTGGIAQESHSFNPILTDRQRFTIIEGHDAVERNRGANSTFGGVVDSAYEAGVELIVPTLFRAQSGGPVEDAVLTKFATSWSLQQKGDFDAIILSSVAWGEWSPRPLPIQKGY, encoded by the coding sequence GTGGAACTTACGCCGGCTGAACGGCCTCGGCTTGCCGCTTACCTCACAGGCGGTATTGCTCAAGAATCTCATAGCTTCAACCCCATCCTCACCGATCGCCAACGCTTTACGATCATCGAAGGTCACGACGCCGTCGAGCGCAATCGAGGTGCAAACTCCACATTCGGAGGCGTAGTTGATTCTGCGTACGAAGCAGGCGTTGAGCTGATCGTCCCGACGCTATTTCGAGCTCAATCAGGAGGACCTGTCGAGGATGCTGTTTTAACGAAGTTTGCGACATCATGGTCGCTGCAGCAGAAAGGCGATTTTGACGCCATAATTCTTTCTTCCGTTGCATGGGGGGAATGGTCACCCAGGCCTTTGCCGATCCAGAAGGGGTATTGA
- a CDS encoding M81 family metallopeptidase, translated as MVTQAFADPEGVLIEQLRKVVGDDAPISAAFDLHAHVKESTVEHLDFLSGYLTNPHEDRERDEQPTAFGVDGTAIALFLRTSASPASA; from the coding sequence ATGGTCACCCAGGCCTTTGCCGATCCAGAAGGGGTATTGATTGAGCAACTGAGAAAGGTTGTTGGCGACGATGCCCCCATATCGGCAGCTTTCGACCTTCATGCTCATGTGAAAGAAAGCACGGTTGAGCACCTGGATTTCTTGTCAGGATATCTGACCAACCCCCACGAAGACCGTGAGCGCGACGAACAGCCCACTGCTTTCGGCGTTGACGGAACGGCAATAGCGCTTTTTCTCAGAACTTCTGCTTCGCCCGCTTCGGCATAA
- a CDS encoding YecA family protein: MTQNSQATTTRPKLDDEAFEAFIRARRPVSPIWSMSGLDGYLTALVIGPRFIDPRQWIPELIGPEALNLPMETTEHRAVQTIVAEYNRISASLAETPKDHRPRFTKIDDQTFDPFDWDLCFLLGTRYAPKLWQPVLRGHAATGDIVAPIRKLGEAKRKATRQDAAEVAEALVNIRTYFMPKRAKQKF, encoded by the coding sequence ATGACACAGAACAGCCAAGCGACGACGACACGACCGAAGCTCGATGACGAGGCGTTCGAAGCCTTCATCAGGGCGCGTCGTCCCGTGTCGCCGATCTGGTCGATGAGCGGTCTCGATGGCTATCTCACGGCGCTCGTCATCGGCCCGAGATTTATCGACCCACGTCAGTGGATCCCGGAGCTGATTGGCCCAGAGGCCCTGAACCTGCCAATGGAAACAACCGAGCATCGGGCCGTGCAGACCATCGTTGCGGAATACAACCGGATATCGGCAAGCCTCGCCGAAACGCCGAAAGACCATCGGCCCAGGTTCACCAAGATCGATGATCAGACCTTTGATCCATTCGATTGGGACCTGTGCTTTCTGCTCGGCACAAGGTACGCGCCCAAGCTTTGGCAGCCCGTCCTTCGAGGTCATGCCGCCACTGGCGATATCGTCGCGCCCATCCGCAAGCTCGGCGAGGCAAAACGGAAAGCGACCCGCCAGGATGCTGCTGAGGTCGCCGAAGCACTCGTCAATATCCGAACCTATTTTATGCCGAAGCGGGCGAAGCAGAAGTTCTGA
- the tnpB gene encoding IS66 family insertion sequence element accessory protein TnpB (TnpB, as the term is used for proteins encoded by IS66 family insertion elements, is considered an accessory protein, since TnpC, encoded by a neighboring gene, is a DDE family transposase.) — translation MIGLSPNGVKILVATQPVDFRRGMNGLVALVASALAADPYCGDVFVFRAKRLDRLRCIYWDGSGMILATKWLEAGKFVWPPIRDGAMQMSSQEFALLLAGIDWTRVKRNAVRRPSKAG, via the coding sequence GTGATCGGACTTTCGCCGAATGGCGTGAAGATCTTGGTGGCGACGCAGCCCGTCGACTTCCGGCGTGGGATGAATGGGCTTGTGGCCCTGGTGGCGTCAGCGCTTGCGGCCGATCCCTACTGTGGCGATGTGTTCGTGTTCCGCGCCAAGCGTCTCGATCGCCTTCGCTGCATTTATTGGGATGGATCAGGCATGATCCTGGCAACGAAATGGCTGGAGGCGGGCAAGTTCGTTTGGCCGCCGATCCGCGATGGCGCGATGCAGATGAGTAGCCAGGAGTTCGCGCTTTTGCTGGCCGGTATTGACTGGACGCGCGTCAAACGAAACGCGGTGAGGAGGCCCTCAAAAGCAGGCTGA
- the tnpA gene encoding IS66-like element accessory protein TnpA has protein sequence MVGDRADAMLEVIDEGMHEARHEGKYRRIEVITGRRQRRNWTDEEKARILAESAEPDVNISAVARRWGVNRGLLNVWRREAGLTSRRSAQAGAQQAMFVPVTVVGERTPPQSASSDSGRIEIEIAGARMTVFGSVAPELAQAIVAALRGRR, from the coding sequence ATGGTTGGAGATCGCGCTGATGCCATGCTTGAAGTCATAGATGAAGGCATGCATGAAGCCAGGCATGAGGGAAAGTATCGTCGGATCGAGGTGATCACCGGTCGGCGCCAGCGGCGGAATTGGACGGACGAAGAGAAGGCGCGGATCCTTGCCGAAAGCGCAGAACCCGATGTGAACATCTCGGCCGTCGCCCGGCGCTGGGGCGTCAATCGCGGCTTGCTGAATGTCTGGCGCCGCGAAGCCGGGCTGACCTCTCGACGATCCGCGCAAGCCGGCGCACAGCAGGCCATGTTCGTGCCGGTGACAGTGGTTGGAGAACGAACGCCTCCCCAGAGCGCGTCGTCGGATTCCGGTCGAATTGAGATCGAGATTGCTGGCGCGCGGATGACCGTGTTCGGCTCAGTGGCGCCCGAGTTGGCTCAGGCGATCGTGGCGGCTTTGCGAGGGCGCCGGTGA
- the ehuA gene encoding ectoine/hydroxyectoine ABC transporter ATP-binding protein EhuA: MMKYADYPLRLDGPGKPMVRFAHVNKSYGTLTVLDELNLDVAEGEVVSIIGPSGSGKTTVLRMLMTLETINGGVIYVDGRPLTHMPRNGSLVPADQRYLRKMRTSIGMCFQHFNLFPHMTAIQNCMEGPVQVLGLPKKEARERAEELLSMVGMIDKKDQHPARLSGGQQQRVAIARALAMRPKVMLFDEVTSALDPEVIGEVTNVIKKIVADFKLTMLMVTHQMGFARDISDRVCFFVGGTIEEQGAPESFFGNPQRERTQKFLSAVKEAD, from the coding sequence ATGATGAAGTATGCCGACTATCCGTTAAGGTTAGATGGACCGGGGAAACCTATGGTGCGTTTCGCGCACGTAAACAAAAGCTACGGTACGCTCACCGTTCTCGATGAACTTAATCTTGACGTCGCCGAAGGCGAGGTCGTCTCCATCATCGGGCCGTCGGGTTCAGGAAAGACGACCGTCCTTCGGATGCTGATGACATTGGAGACAATTAATGGTGGCGTGATATATGTCGACGGCCGACCGTTGACACATATGCCGCGCAACGGCTCGCTCGTTCCCGCAGATCAACGATACCTCAGGAAAATGCGTACAAGCATTGGCATGTGCTTTCAGCATTTTAACCTCTTCCCTCACATGACTGCAATACAAAACTGCATGGAAGGTCCGGTACAGGTGTTGGGTCTTCCGAAAAAGGAAGCTCGTGAACGAGCTGAAGAGTTGCTGAGTATGGTCGGCATGATCGATAAAAAGGACCAGCATCCGGCGAGACTATCAGGTGGTCAACAGCAACGCGTCGCCATAGCACGCGCTCTTGCCATGCGACCAAAGGTGATGTTGTTCGACGAGGTCACGTCGGCTTTGGACCCAGAGGTGATTGGTGAGGTCACTAACGTCATTAAAAAAATCGTAGCAGATTTCAAGCTTACGATGCTTATGGTGACTCACCAAATGGGGTTCGCCAGAGATATTTCAGACCGAGTCTGCTTCTTTGTTGGCGGAACGATCGAAGAACAGGGCGCTCCAGAAAGTTTTTTTGGTAACCCCCAGCGGGAGCGAACGCAAAAATTTCTGTCTGCTGTAAAAGAGGCGGACTGA
- the ehuD gene encoding ectoine/hydroxyectoine ABC transporter permease subunit EhuD — protein MELYWRWDFFWKVFPSLIEGTLYTLAAAAAGYAVAIVLGLVLALLQRTNIKLLTFMVREGIEFIRSTPLLLQIFFVYFVAPQIGIELSPWMSGMITLGIYYSSYMSEVYRGGLEAVPAGQWEACTALSFSTRDTYVRIIIPQAIPPALAGMGNLLLGIFKDTPMLSVIGVAELMHNANAIGAEYYRFLEPYTTVGLIFLVISLPTAGLIRVIESWTRRQLGIY, from the coding sequence ATGGAACTTTACTGGCGCTGGGACTTCTTTTGGAAAGTTTTCCCGTCTCTGATAGAGGGCACACTGTACACGCTTGCTGCGGCCGCGGCAGGCTACGCAGTGGCCATTGTCCTCGGGCTAGTTTTGGCGTTACTTCAGAGAACAAACATCAAACTTCTGACTTTCATGGTTCGGGAGGGCATCGAGTTTATTCGTTCAACGCCTCTTCTGCTGCAGATCTTCTTTGTATACTTCGTCGCGCCACAAATTGGCATAGAACTGTCGCCGTGGATGTCGGGTATGATCACTTTAGGGATCTACTACTCCTCATACATGTCGGAAGTTTATCGTGGGGGGCTCGAAGCAGTGCCGGCCGGACAGTGGGAAGCATGCACCGCCCTCAGTTTTTCTACGCGCGACACTTATGTGCGAATAATCATTCCTCAAGCCATACCGCCAGCTCTAGCTGGAATGGGTAACTTGCTTTTGGGTATATTCAAAGATACTCCGATGCTGTCCGTTATAGGAGTGGCAGAACTTATGCACAATGCGAACGCGATCGGGGCAGAGTACTATCGGTTTCTTGAGCCGTACACAACTGTTGGACTTATATTCTTGGTCATTTCGCTTCCAACGGCGGGTTTAATAAGAGTGATTGAGAGCTGGACCAGGCGGCAATTGGGGATTTACTGA
- the ehuC gene encoding ectoine/hydroxyectoine ABC transporter permease subunit EhuC, giving the protein MTYWEFLEQYWPNLLAGTTVTIEQFLIASLLMIMISILFGLMRLSSSLLVRGLASAYIELFRGTSLLVQLYWMYFVLPVFGLPLDKFTAGYIAVAMNVGAYGAELVRGGILSVPRGQWEAAYALSMSSAKRMCRIILPQAMVIMLPAWGNMFIDTLKGTALASLLGVADLMFQVNNINQMRYLSAQAFGTALLIYYALARLLLTPGLRCIEARVRRKLSRT; this is encoded by the coding sequence ATGACCTATTGGGAATTCCTCGAACAATATTGGCCGAACCTGCTTGCAGGGACTACCGTCACCATAGAGCAGTTCCTGATCGCCTCCCTCCTTATGATAATGATTTCCATATTGTTCGGACTCATGAGGCTCTCTAGCTCTTTGCTAGTAAGAGGGCTGGCCAGCGCTTACATCGAGCTTTTCCGTGGAACTTCACTGCTGGTGCAACTGTACTGGATGTACTTTGTTTTACCGGTTTTCGGATTACCACTCGACAAATTCACCGCGGGCTATATCGCAGTAGCGATGAATGTTGGCGCTTATGGCGCTGAATTGGTGCGCGGTGGCATCTTGTCTGTGCCACGCGGTCAGTGGGAAGCAGCATATGCCCTTTCGATGTCGTCAGCCAAACGCATGTGTCGCATCATTTTGCCGCAAGCAATGGTGATCATGCTTCCGGCATGGGGCAACATGTTTATAGACACGTTGAAAGGAACTGCCCTGGCCTCGCTCCTTGGCGTAGCCGATTTGATGTTTCAAGTGAATAACATCAACCAGATGAGGTATCTATCCGCGCAGGCGTTCGGCACCGCTCTCCTCATATACTACGCGCTGGCGCGCCTCCTGCTTACGCCGGGTCTCAGATGCATCGAGGCGAGGGTTCGCAGAAAGCTCTCGAGGACTTAA
- a CDS encoding transporter substrate-binding domain-containing protein, whose protein sequence is MKKNLARWLIAASVLLVMSASSAFAGPLKDRIKEGKPIRLGFYVAQPGSYLSDDGKPVGTNNVIALGILKKMGYTNIESETMDWGSLVPALQAGRVDIITAGMYVTSKRCETIGFSDPTTVIYNSVLVKKGNPKGLENYQDIAKKDAILAVISGYATIEQAKRAGIPEQRLMVFPGPTQAIAALKAGRVDAYVDAEDGVNQMAKESNGELEATNPASMPDRNYVAFGFRQNDEDFIAAFNRASADYIGTPEMLKDAKAYGYEDRMLPGKITSKEICKQS, encoded by the coding sequence GTGAAGAAGAACCTAGCTCGGTGGCTTATCGCTGCAAGTGTTTTGCTTGTAATGTCTGCGTCTTCCGCCTTTGCCGGTCCTCTTAAGGATCGTATCAAAGAAGGAAAACCTATACGACTTGGCTTCTACGTTGCCCAACCTGGATCCTACCTTTCGGACGACGGGAAGCCGGTTGGCACAAACAACGTCATCGCGCTCGGAATTCTAAAGAAAATGGGTTACACAAACATCGAGTCCGAGACGATGGATTGGGGTAGTCTGGTCCCCGCACTACAGGCAGGCCGCGTAGATATAATCACTGCCGGTATGTATGTGACGAGCAAGCGGTGTGAAACCATCGGATTTTCCGATCCAACTACCGTAATATACAATTCCGTGCTGGTGAAAAAAGGAAATCCCAAGGGACTGGAGAATTATCAAGACATTGCCAAGAAGGACGCTATCCTCGCGGTCATTTCCGGTTACGCTACGATCGAGCAAGCGAAGCGCGCAGGAATTCCTGAACAGCGCTTGATGGTATTCCCTGGTCCAACCCAGGCGATCGCAGCACTAAAGGCCGGGCGTGTGGATGCTTATGTCGATGCCGAAGATGGCGTCAACCAAATGGCCAAGGAGTCCAACGGCGAACTCGAGGCTACTAATCCAGCAAGCATGCCAGATAGGAATTATGTCGCCTTTGGCTTCCGTCAAAACGATGAAGACTTCATCGCCGCGTTCAATCGTGCAAGTGCGGATTACATCGGGACGCCTGAAATGCTGAAAGACGCCAAGGCATATGGGTATGAAGATAGGATGCTCCCCGGCAAGATAACTTCGAAAGAGATTTGCAAACAGTCTTGA
- a CDS encoding ATP-grasp domain-containing protein: MARRALILVEGSRTNGLLYVQAAQRLGLHPITLAADPTQYDYLAAESIEAIQVDTHNFDALVRVCCRLLATYDIAGITGFTALDESLYLKVAKLCRHFYLPGPDPTSIERCSDKFTQRQSLAQAGVPVPAYQLAENAMEVESSAAQIGLPVILKPVEGSGSSGVRLCRDVDELAEHTTYLLGGAYEWRSSPKILVEEFVQGPFYEATTIGYAVIAFGAADFNRPPHFIPCMSMFPAPLTEEEQGRIADVSLSCLRALGLGWGPANIEFRWTNRGPVVVEVNARLPGWTTPQLVQLAYGVDIINEHIKLVIGDESNLRPKCLSISAARFLVADRDGMLGRIEGDGRAATVPSVVEVKFYVEPGTPIVRKGDYRDMIGHVIAASPDRTQTETILQRAIDLIDWSITPLPRKGSSPPEPSSDME, from the coding sequence ATGGCAAGAAGAGCACTTATCTTGGTTGAAGGTTCAAGGACTAACGGTCTGCTATACGTTCAAGCGGCCCAGCGTCTTGGACTTCACCCAATCACCCTGGCGGCTGATCCAACTCAGTACGACTATCTTGCGGCGGAAAGCATTGAGGCCATCCAGGTCGACACCCACAACTTCGATGCACTGGTGCGCGTATGCTGTCGGCTGCTTGCGACGTATGATATTGCTGGCATCACTGGTTTTACGGCCCTCGATGAGTCGCTCTATTTGAAAGTTGCCAAGCTCTGCCGGCATTTCTATTTGCCGGGGCCGGACCCGACGTCGATTGAAAGATGCAGCGACAAATTTACCCAACGTCAGTCCCTCGCGCAGGCCGGCGTTCCAGTGCCCGCTTACCAACTGGCAGAAAATGCGATGGAGGTGGAAAGCTCCGCCGCGCAGATCGGACTGCCGGTGATTCTTAAGCCAGTTGAGGGCAGCGGCAGCAGCGGCGTCCGGTTGTGCCGCGATGTAGATGAGTTAGCCGAGCATACAACATATCTGTTGGGAGGGGCGTACGAATGGCGGTCTTCGCCGAAGATACTGGTCGAAGAGTTTGTACAAGGCCCATTCTATGAAGCTACTACTATCGGATATGCGGTCATTGCCTTCGGTGCTGCCGACTTTAACCGCCCACCGCATTTCATCCCTTGCATGAGCATGTTTCCCGCCCCCCTAACTGAAGAGGAGCAAGGGCGTATTGCTGATGTTTCGCTGAGTTGCTTGCGAGCTCTAGGTCTCGGCTGGGGGCCAGCGAATATTGAATTCCGCTGGACGAACCGTGGCCCAGTCGTAGTGGAAGTCAATGCGCGTCTTCCGGGTTGGACCACTCCTCAGTTGGTTCAGCTCGCTTACGGCGTCGATATCATCAACGAGCACATCAAGCTTGTCATTGGCGACGAAAGCAACCTGCGCCCAAAGTGTTTGAGCATATCGGCCGCCCGATTCTTAGTTGCTGATCGCGATGGCATGCTTGGTCGGATCGAAGGCGACGGGCGGGCGGCAACCGTACCGAGTGTCGTCGAAGTCAAATTTTACGTTGAACCCGGCACTCCGATTGTGCGGAAAGGTGATTACCGAGACATGATCGGACATGTCATCGCCGCGTCGCCCGACCGCACTCAGACCGAGACCATACTTCAACGTGCCATCGACCTAATCGATTGGTCGATCACACCACTTCCCCGCAAGGGGTCATCGCCGCCTGAACCTTCGTCGGATATGGAATAG
- a CDS encoding M24 family metallopeptidase — translation MAMPRGPQAFPRSEYLKRLSAVKVEMERHDVDALVVNSTANITYLSGYTSKTGWQPQALIVSSIDEEPSFITCRKDAPAAIHQMFIERGRIFAYPEALLADPDKDGWDTVIDLLLDSGFGRKCIGIEARLFPAQTLEKLKARLPEAKIVDFRNRVDWIRGVKSDLEISYMRESAAITDAGMLRAKELIRPGVAEAEAAAEITSTLIRGANGKAGTDLTHFFLCASPRTSTCHIQWAEDVFRQGSQINLTIGGVRHGYVSPLARTFSIGKPSARLRRVHDAHIAGMDAALSAIRPGVTCGDVAAAFSTTLHKYGIEKESRCGYAVGIEWVEPTASLKVGDATILQPNMTFDLMLGNWINEDLGYVISEIFRVTKTGVETFSALPREIFEI, via the coding sequence ATGGCAATGCCAAGAGGGCCGCAGGCGTTCCCGCGGAGTGAATATTTGAAGCGTCTGTCCGCCGTCAAGGTGGAAATGGAGCGGCATGACGTTGACGCTCTTGTGGTCAATTCAACCGCTAACATAACTTATCTGTCCGGCTACACATCCAAGACTGGCTGGCAGCCGCAAGCCCTTATTGTTTCTTCAATAGACGAAGAGCCGAGCTTCATCACTTGCCGTAAAGATGCCCCTGCAGCGATCCATCAGATGTTTATCGAACGCGGTCGCATTTTCGCCTACCCGGAAGCTCTCCTTGCCGATCCTGACAAGGATGGCTGGGATACGGTGATCGATCTCCTTTTGGACAGTGGCTTCGGACGGAAATGCATTGGAATCGAGGCAAGGCTGTTCCCCGCCCAAACTCTCGAGAAATTAAAGGCAAGGTTGCCGGAAGCCAAGATCGTAGATTTTCGCAACAGGGTTGATTGGATCAGAGGCGTCAAATCGGATCTAGAGATTTCCTACATGCGTGAATCTGCGGCCATAACTGACGCAGGCATGCTGCGTGCCAAAGAATTGATCCGTCCGGGCGTTGCCGAGGCTGAAGCTGCGGCGGAAATCACCTCGACGCTGATACGTGGCGCGAACGGGAAGGCGGGCACGGATCTAACCCACTTCTTTCTGTGCGCCAGCCCGAGAACGTCCACCTGCCACATCCAGTGGGCCGAGGACGTCTTCCGGCAAGGTTCGCAGATCAACCTTACGATCGGCGGGGTTCGTCATGGCTATGTTTCGCCCCTGGCGCGCACATTCTCGATCGGCAAGCCGTCCGCGCGTCTACGCCGTGTGCATGATGCGCACATCGCAGGAATGGACGCCGCACTAAGCGCAATCCGTCCAGGTGTGACCTGCGGTGATGTCGCTGCCGCCTTCAGCACCACCCTTCACAAGTACGGCATCGAGAAGGAGTCGCGATGTGGCTACGCGGTGGGAATTGAATGGGTCGAGCCGACGGCCAGTCTCAAGGTGGGCGATGCTACCATCTTGCAGCCGAATATGACTTTCGATTTGATGCTCGGCAACTGGATCAATGAAGATCTCGGCTATGTAATCAGCGAGATTTTTCGTGTTACCAAAACCGGCGTTGAAACATTCAGTGCTCTTCCTCGGGAGATATTCGAGATCTAA